From Deferrisoma camini S3R1, the proteins below share one genomic window:
- the phaE gene encoding class III poly(R)-hydroxyalkanoic acid synthase subunit PhaE translates to MNWNEQMQQATKAWTDLQRTWWERWMPAGGETGGTGDGPWSQWMEGWRRQMARSLEAWARGRPGLPPQVVRSLFAGEEVFFRFVAFVSQMLQSLAPQIEAGEDWVDLLRRYVDQIKKDLEENPLRWFPTAQGTAAVAEELPELWRLWASETQKMMAPWMESTREAGGHLGEAMAGDRRAVLKMMNVFWDTYESTLGRFLAAPAIGYTREFQEKVTRAYETWVDVQKAQAEFQAEVTNAGVRAMETLLRELVERAEKGKPITSARQLFDLWVSCAEKAYFEVASTESFAEIQGRFVNAAMHYRVHERQVVEEFARAMHLPTRTELDDAYRHMHELRRQVKALRRELDALREAHEAREAAPKKPAAGGRSRRGRAKAAAAKTTSNEAQTEPTTPADAGPEQEG, encoded by the coding sequence ATGAACTGGAACGAGCAGATGCAGCAGGCGACCAAGGCGTGGACCGACCTGCAACGCACCTGGTGGGAACGGTGGATGCCCGCCGGGGGAGAGACCGGCGGCACCGGAGACGGCCCCTGGTCCCAGTGGATGGAGGGCTGGCGCCGGCAGATGGCCCGGTCCCTCGAGGCGTGGGCCCGGGGCCGGCCCGGGCTGCCTCCCCAGGTGGTGCGGTCGCTGTTCGCCGGGGAGGAGGTGTTCTTTCGGTTCGTGGCGTTCGTGTCCCAGATGCTCCAGAGCCTGGCTCCCCAGATCGAGGCCGGGGAGGACTGGGTCGACCTCCTGCGGAGGTACGTGGACCAGATCAAGAAGGACCTGGAGGAGAACCCGCTTCGGTGGTTCCCCACGGCCCAGGGAACCGCGGCCGTAGCCGAGGAGCTGCCCGAGCTGTGGCGCCTGTGGGCCTCAGAGACCCAGAAGATGATGGCTCCATGGATGGAGTCCACGCGGGAGGCGGGGGGCCACTTGGGCGAGGCCATGGCCGGCGACCGGCGAGCCGTGCTCAAGATGATGAACGTGTTCTGGGACACCTACGAGTCCACCCTGGGCCGGTTCCTGGCCGCGCCGGCCATCGGCTACACCCGAGAGTTCCAGGAGAAGGTGACCCGGGCCTACGAGACCTGGGTGGACGTGCAGAAGGCCCAGGCCGAGTTCCAGGCCGAGGTCACCAACGCGGGGGTCCGGGCCATGGAGACCCTGCTGCGGGAGCTGGTCGAGCGGGCCGAGAAGGGTAAGCCGATCACCAGCGCCCGCCAGCTGTTCGACCTGTGGGTCTCGTGCGCCGAGAAGGCCTACTTCGAGGTGGCCAGCACCGAGTCCTTCGCCGAGATCCAGGGCCGGTTCGTGAACGCGGCCATGCACTACCGGGTGCACGAGCGCCAGGTCGTGGAGGAGTTCGCCCGGGCCATGCACCTGCCGACCCGCACCGAGCTCGACGACGCCTACCGGCACATGCACGAGCTTCGGCGGCAGGTGAAGGCCCTGCGACGCGAGCTCGACGCGCTCCGTGAGGCCCACGAGGCCCGAGAGGCCGCACCGAAGAAGCCGGCGGCCGGCGGCCGGTCCCGCCGGGGCCGGGCCAAGGCCGCGGCGGCCAAGACCACCTCGAACGAGGCGCAGACCGAGCCCACCACCCCGGCGGACGCCGGGCCCGAACAGGAGGGGTGA
- a CDS encoding bifunctional nuclease family protein, producing MYVQMKIEAVALDPRSKGPVVLLKDTEGRYTLPIWIGVPEAAAIAYAMEGVRPPRPMTHDLLRMVLEEVGASVHRVDIDSLEDNVFHAKIHLELPGGVKRLIDSRPSDAMALALRTGAAIFAEESVLKRAAAVEVKEPGGGAGEGDDDPWKEFLESLDPEAFGKYKM from the coding sequence GTGTACGTTCAGATGAAGATCGAGGCCGTGGCCCTGGACCCCCGGTCCAAGGGGCCGGTGGTACTCCTCAAGGACACCGAGGGCCGGTACACGCTGCCGATCTGGATCGGCGTGCCCGAGGCGGCGGCCATCGCGTACGCGATGGAGGGGGTGCGGCCCCCGAGGCCCATGACCCACGACCTGCTGCGCATGGTGCTGGAGGAGGTGGGGGCCTCGGTGCACCGGGTGGACATCGACAGCCTCGAGGACAACGTGTTCCACGCCAAGATCCACCTGGAGCTCCCGGGCGGGGTCAAACGTCTGATCGACAGCCGGCCCTCGGACGCCATGGCCTTGGCGCTTCGCACGGGTGCCGCGATCTTTGCCGAGGAGTCCGTGCTCAAGCGGGCTGCGGCCGTGGAGGTGAAGGAGCCGGGCGGCGGGGCCGGCGAGGGGGACGACGACCCTTGGAAGGAGTTCCTGGAGAGCCTCGACCCCGAGGCCTTTGGCAAGTACAAGATGTGA
- the miaB gene encoding tRNA (N6-isopentenyl adenosine(37)-C2)-methylthiotransferase MiaB produces the protein MDSLRFYVQTFGCQMNDHDSGVLARLLEEAGHLEVARPDEADLIVVNTCAIREKAEQKLFSQLGRYRLLKDRRPDLTIAVGGCVAQDAGRRLFRRAPYVDLVFGTHALQDVPDLVARVRRTGRRIAATPEEQDPERLEAFYAHHRARAVTAYVTVMQGCDNYCAYCIVPYVRGRELSRPADEVVAEVERLVAQGVAEVSLLGQNVNSYGLKPRGETDFPALVRRLARIPGLLRIRFTTSHPKDLSDDLIRCFGEVPALMPHIHLPLQSGSDRVLEAMRRRYTVGRYLSLVERLRQARPEIAITSDMIVGFPGETEEDFRATLEVMERVRFDGLFSFKFSPRPGTLAARLPEPVPEPVKEERLARLQALQQAHTLERNQALVGVVRPVLVEGPSKAGGGQVSGRTPENKIVNFPGDPAWVGREVDVRITAAAVNSLRGEVPAAPSVGPDHRPGGVACTFR, from the coding sequence ATGGATTCCTTGCGGTTCTACGTTCAGACGTTTGGATGCCAGATGAACGACCACGACTCGGGGGTGCTGGCCCGCCTGCTGGAGGAGGCCGGTCACCTGGAGGTGGCCCGGCCGGACGAAGCGGACCTGATCGTGGTGAACACCTGCGCCATCCGGGAGAAGGCCGAGCAGAAGCTGTTCTCCCAGCTGGGGCGATACCGCTTGCTCAAGGACCGGCGCCCCGATCTGACGATCGCGGTGGGTGGATGCGTGGCCCAGGATGCGGGCCGCCGCCTGTTCCGTCGGGCCCCCTACGTGGACCTGGTGTTCGGCACCCACGCCCTCCAGGACGTGCCGGACCTGGTGGCCCGGGTTCGGCGCACCGGCCGACGGATCGCGGCCACCCCCGAGGAGCAGGACCCCGAGCGGCTCGAGGCGTTCTACGCCCACCACCGTGCCCGGGCGGTCACGGCCTACGTGACCGTGATGCAGGGGTGCGACAACTACTGCGCCTACTGCATCGTTCCCTACGTCCGGGGCCGGGAGCTGTCGCGGCCCGCCGACGAGGTGGTGGCCGAGGTGGAGCGGCTGGTGGCGCAGGGCGTGGCCGAGGTGTCCCTGTTGGGGCAGAACGTGAACTCCTACGGCCTCAAGCCCCGGGGAGAGACCGACTTCCCGGCGCTGGTGCGGCGGCTCGCCCGCATTCCGGGGCTCCTTCGGATCCGCTTCACCACGAGCCATCCCAAGGACCTGTCCGACGATCTGATTCGCTGCTTCGGCGAGGTGCCCGCGCTGATGCCCCACATCCACCTGCCCCTCCAGTCCGGGTCGGACCGGGTGCTGGAGGCCATGCGGCGGAGATACACGGTGGGCCGGTACCTCTCGCTGGTGGAGCGCCTGCGGCAGGCCCGGCCCGAGATCGCGATCACCTCGGACATGATCGTGGGGTTCCCGGGGGAGACCGAGGAGGACTTCCGGGCCACGCTCGAGGTGATGGAGCGGGTGCGGTTCGACGGGCTGTTCAGCTTCAAGTTCTCTCCGCGGCCGGGCACCCTGGCGGCCCGCCTGCCAGAGCCCGTGCCGGAGCCGGTGAAGGAGGAGCGGCTGGCGCGGCTGCAGGCCCTGCAGCAGGCCCACACCCTCGAGCGCAACCAGGCCTTGGTGGGGGTGGTCCGGCCGGTGCTGGTGGAGGGTCCCAGCAAGGCCGGAGGGGGCCAGGTGAGCGGCCGAACGCCGGAGAACAAGATCGTGAACTTTCCGGGCGACCCGGCGTGGGTCGGCCGGGAGGTGGACGTTCGGATCACGGCGGCGGCCGTGAACTCCCTTCGGGGAGAGGTCCCGGCCGCCCCGAGCGTCGGGCCGGACCATCGGCCGGGAGGCGTGGCGTGTACGTTCAGATGA
- the phaC gene encoding class III poly(R)-hydroxyalkanoic acid synthase subunit PhaC, producing MFPIQITPDQAMREAVDFHRKLVRGLDSIVDIREIDVAPTPKEAVYREDDVVLYHYLPRRKRPCKVPILIVYALVNRPYMVDIQEDRSMVRNLLDQGMDLYLVDWGYPDRAERWLTLDDYINGYIHSCVEVIKRRHGLNRINLLGICQGGTFSLCYTALHPENIQNLITMVTPVDFHVKDGLLNIWSQHLDVDTMVEAFGNVPGEFMNWGFLMLKPWQLMVQKYVGFVSVLDDEENLRSFLRMEKWIFDSPDQAGEAFREFIKEFYQGNKLIRGEVELGGRRVDLGNITMPVLNIFANEDHLVPPSSSKALEKVVGTQDFTTLSFPGGHIGIYVSSRSQRELAPTIARWVKERV from the coding sequence GTGTTTCCGATCCAGATCACGCCCGACCAAGCCATGCGCGAGGCCGTGGACTTCCACCGAAAGCTCGTGCGCGGCCTCGACTCCATCGTGGACATCCGGGAGATCGACGTGGCCCCCACGCCCAAGGAGGCCGTGTACCGGGAGGACGACGTGGTCCTCTACCACTACCTCCCCCGCCGAAAGCGGCCCTGCAAGGTGCCGATCCTGATCGTGTACGCCCTGGTGAACCGGCCGTACATGGTGGACATCCAGGAGGACCGGTCCATGGTCCGGAACCTGCTGGACCAGGGCATGGATCTGTACCTGGTCGACTGGGGCTACCCGGACCGGGCCGAGCGCTGGCTCACGCTGGACGACTACATCAACGGGTACATCCACTCCTGCGTCGAGGTGATCAAGCGGCGCCACGGCCTGAACCGGATCAACCTCCTGGGCATCTGCCAGGGGGGAACGTTCAGCCTTTGCTACACGGCGCTGCATCCGGAGAACATCCAGAACCTGATCACCATGGTGACCCCGGTCGACTTCCACGTGAAGGACGGCCTGCTCAACATCTGGTCCCAGCATCTCGACGTGGACACCATGGTGGAGGCGTTCGGGAACGTGCCCGGCGAGTTCATGAACTGGGGGTTCCTGATGCTGAAGCCGTGGCAGCTGATGGTGCAGAAGTACGTCGGGTTCGTGTCGGTGCTGGACGACGAGGAGAACCTGCGGAGTTTCCTGCGGATGGAGAAGTGGATCTTCGACAGCCCGGACCAAGCCGGTGAGGCGTTTCGGGAGTTCATCAAGGAGTTCTACCAGGGCAACAAGCTGATCCGGGGCGAGGTGGAGCTCGGCGGCCGCAGGGTGGACCTGGGGAACATCACCATGCCGGTGCTGAACATCTTCGCCAACGAGGACCACCTGGTGCCCCCTTCCTCCTCCAAGGCCCTCGAGAAGGTCGTGGGCACCCAGGACTTCACCACGTTGTCGTTCCCCGGCGGGCACATCGGCATCTACGTGAGCAGCCGGTCCCAGCGGGAGCTGGCCCCGACCATCGCCCGGTGGGTGAAGGAACGGGTGTAG